One segment of Ziziphus jujuba cultivar Dongzao chromosome 12, ASM3175591v1 DNA contains the following:
- the LOC125418614 gene encoding uncharacterized acetyltransferase At3g50280 gives MEFINNNTTSIVSVCFAQPHQYHHHACADSDEQPPKHNSPFYLTPWDLYFINSQNHTQKGLLFAKPCESDQFIIDSLLDRLKHSLSLTVTHFYPLAGRIRTIQHENENGNENLVSYYSFYVDCKDSPGVKFIHATSDLTISDIISAPDDIVPRSAIRKFFHDDRELVDLHKKSLVTITVTELVDGVFIGCSMNHIVADGNSFCHFFNMWSEIFQQALHHHHQHQPSTVDISRPPVLNPWFPDGQGRLIKVPFNYENQTTASSKLPDPLVNSSPNKYGVVITKIFYFSSETISKLKAKANAECINCNCTNNNNNIIISSFQSLSAFLWRSITRARNLPPHQINVFMLPVSNRSKLNTSSV, from the coding sequence ATGGAGTTCATCAACAATAATACTACTAGTATTGTTTCAGTGTGTTTTGCTCAACCAcatcaatatcatcatcatGCTTGTGCAGATTCAGATGAACAACCACCCAAACACAACAGCCCCTTCTACTTAACACCATGGGATCTTTATTTCATCAATTCCCAGAATCATACCCAGAAAGGCCTTCTCTTTGCCAAACCATGTGAATCCGATCAATTCATTATAGATTCCCTATTGGATAGGCTGAAGCACTCTCTTTCCCTGACTGTCACCCATTTCTATCCCCTTGCAGGACGAATTAGAACCATCCAACATGAAAATGAGAATGGGAATGAAAACCTTGTTTCGTATTATTCCTTCTACGTGGACTGCAAGGACAGCCCTGGAGTCAAATTCATCCATGCGACTTCAGATTTGACAATATCAGACATCATATCGGCGCCTGATGATATTGTTCCAAGATCTGCAATACGAAAGTTTTTCCACGACGACAGAGAACTTGTAGATCTCCATAAGAAGAGTTTGGTTACCATTACGGTAACTGAACTTGTGGATGGCGTCTTTATAGGCTGCTCCATGAACCATATCGTTGCCGATGGAAACTCTTTCTGTCATTTTTTCAATATGTGGTCCGAGATCTTTCAACAAGCactacatcatcatcatcaacatcaacCAAGTACTGTTGATATTTCACGCCCACCTGTACTGAACCCCTGGTTTCCTGATGGTCAGGGACGACTTATAAAAGTCCCCTTCAATTATGAAAATCAAACCACGGCCTCCTCTAAATTGCCTGATCCATTAGTTAATTCTTCTCCCAATAAATACGGCGTCGTCATAACCAAAATCTTTTACTTTTCATCAGAAACTATATCAAAACTCAAAGCAAAAGCCAATGCAGAGTGTATCAATTGTAATTgtaccaacaacaacaacaacatcatcatctcTTCCTTCCAGTCTCTGTCTGCATTTCTATGGAGGTCCATAACTCGGGCACGTAATCTACCGCCGCACCAAATAAACGTTTTCATGCTGCCGGTGAGTAACAGATCAAAACTAAACACCTCCTCTGTCTGA